The proteins below are encoded in one region of Bacillota bacterium:
- a CDS encoding TnsA endonuclease C-terminal domain-containing protein — protein MAKRNISWDKNKLNKWIQEGRGQGKGKDYKPWLTVQDFPSKGRVTRIFGWKTKRTHHFFTDTETRYFYLLEWQDDVLDIREHFPLFNCEEVIENKAGLNFDLFKDKDTGTPYILSTSFLITLKKPNGKITYLARSLKADYELERKTALERLEIERRYWQSQNIDWGIVTQKEIPVVKAKNIEWIHSSLYPTDERGFTDEEADYYCNAFVEKLAGSNTSIRNFAIQFDRLFNLDTGSGVYIFKRLIALKRIMVDMNKKIDINDSTQSIEIAQQSLPERVGVL, from the coding sequence ATGGCTAAAAGAAATATAAGTTGGGATAAAAATAAATTAAATAAATGGATACAGGAGGGCAGGGGGCAGGGAAAAGGAAAAGACTACAAGCCCTGGCTTACTGTCCAGGACTTCCCTTCTAAAGGAAGGGTTACACGTATATTTGGATGGAAAACAAAAAGAACGCATCACTTTTTCACGGATACAGAGACAAGATATTTTTATTTGCTTGAATGGCAAGATGATGTATTGGATATCAGGGAACATTTTCCTTTATTCAACTGTGAAGAAGTGATAGAAAATAAGGCTGGTTTAAATTTTGACTTATTTAAAGATAAAGATACAGGAACCCCTTATATTCTATCTACATCATTTTTAATAACATTGAAAAAACCAAACGGCAAAATAACGTATCTTGCAAGAAGTCTTAAAGCGGATTATGAACTTGAACGAAAGACAGCCCTAGAAAGGCTGGAAATTGAAAGAAGATACTGGCAGAGCCAAAACATTGATTGGGGAATAGTAACACAAAAAGAGATTCCAGTAGTTAAAGCAAAGAATATCGAATGGATTCACTCATCCTTATATCCTACTGATGAAAGAGGATTTACAGATGAAGAAGCAGACTATTACTGCAATGCTTTTGTTGAAAAATTGGCAGGAAGCAATACTTCGATTAGAAATTTCGCTATCCAATTTGACAGGTTATTTAACTTGGATACAGGGTCAGGGGTGTATATATTCAAGCGTTTAATTGCCCTTAAAAGAATAATGGTGGACATGAATAAGAAAATAGACATTAATGATTCGACCCAAAGTATAGAAATTGCACAACAAAGTTTGCCAGAGAGGGTGGGGGTACTTTGA